A single genomic interval of Mycobacterium sp. DL592 harbors:
- a CDS encoding dienelactone hydrolase family protein gives MARTRKLFAALTRRGPHQVLRGDLAFAGLPGIVYTPASGFNLPAVAFGHDWLTPVDHYVKTLEHLASWGIVAAAPNTERGPAPSVLNLAFDLGTTLDIVTGVRLGPGQISVQPTKLGLAGHGFGGSAAVFAAAGLAGAGKSAPKAVAALFPSVTKPPAQQPAVSLKVPGLVLSSPDDPQSLRTDALDLAEAWPGAVLHIVNKATSAGLAEKRRFARLLGVPGSDRGTQKAVRALLTGFLLFQLTGDKTYREFADPEAVLPKTAKPDPEAEPLKPEDRIVALLK, from the coding sequence GTGGCCCGGACACGCAAGCTCTTCGCGGCGCTGACCCGCCGCGGTCCACATCAGGTTTTGCGCGGTGACCTGGCGTTTGCCGGTCTTCCGGGCATCGTCTACACCCCGGCTTCGGGCTTCAATCTGCCCGCTGTGGCGTTCGGCCACGATTGGCTCACACCCGTCGATCACTACGTCAAAACGCTGGAGCATCTGGCGTCGTGGGGCATCGTCGCGGCGGCGCCGAACACCGAACGCGGGCCTGCGCCGTCCGTGCTGAACCTGGCGTTCGACCTGGGCACGACACTGGACATCGTCACCGGGGTCCGGCTGGGCCCCGGGCAGATCAGCGTGCAACCGACCAAGCTGGGCCTGGCCGGCCACGGTTTCGGCGGCTCGGCGGCGGTGTTCGCCGCGGCAGGCCTGGCCGGGGCGGGCAAGTCGGCACCCAAGGCGGTGGCCGCCCTGTTCCCGTCGGTCACCAAACCGCCTGCCCAACAGCCTGCCGTCAGCTTGAAGGTGCCGGGCCTGGTCCTCAGCTCGCCGGACGACCCGCAGTCGCTGCGGACCGATGCCCTTGATCTGGCCGAGGCGTGGCCCGGTGCGGTGCTCCACATCGTCAACAAGGCGACGTCCGCCGGGCTGGCCGAGAAGCGCAGGTTCGCCCGACTGCTGGGCGTGCCGGGTTCCGATCGCGGTACCCAGAAGGCGGTCCGGGCGCTGTTGACCGGCTTTCTGCTCTTCCAGCTCACCGGCGACAAGACCTATCGCGAGTTCGCCGACCCCGAGGCGGTGCTGCCCAAGACGGCCAAGCCCGATCCGGAGGCCGAGCCGCTGAAGCCCGAGGACCGGATCGTCGCGCTACTCAAGTAG
- a CDS encoding LLM class F420-dependent oxidoreductase, with translation MRTGVFLEYSGGFREAVEHIVVLEQAGVDIALVAEAYSYDAISQLGYLAAKTSRIELGSGVVPIYTRTPSLLAMTAAGLDYVSDGRFRLGIGTSGPQVVEGFHGVPFDAPMGRTREVVEICRQVWRRERVQHQGKSYQIPLPADRGTGLGKPLQLINHPVRENIPITIAALGPKNVELTAEIAEGWQPVFFLPEKADDVWGESLRAGKAKRDKALGELDVMVGVSLAVGDDVEERLGWAKPHLALYIGGMGARGQNFYHKLATRYGYGEVADHIQDLFLAGRKAEAIAAVPDELVRQVSLIGPRGFVKERIAAFAEAGVTTLLATPVTADGAEYVKYVEELQQLLP, from the coding sequence ATGCGCACCGGTGTTTTTCTGGAGTATTCAGGCGGCTTCCGTGAGGCTGTCGAGCACATCGTCGTGTTGGAACAGGCGGGCGTGGATATCGCCCTGGTGGCCGAGGCGTACTCGTATGACGCCATCAGCCAGCTCGGCTATCTGGCGGCCAAGACATCGCGGATCGAGCTGGGCTCCGGCGTGGTCCCGATCTATACCCGGACCCCGTCCCTGCTGGCGATGACGGCCGCCGGCCTGGACTACGTGTCCGACGGCCGCTTCCGGCTGGGCATCGGCACCTCCGGGCCCCAGGTCGTCGAGGGCTTTCACGGCGTTCCCTTCGACGCCCCCATGGGCCGGACCCGGGAGGTCGTCGAGATCTGCCGTCAGGTGTGGCGGCGCGAGCGGGTGCAGCATCAGGGCAAGAGCTACCAGATCCCGCTGCCCGCCGACCGCGGCACCGGGCTGGGCAAGCCGTTGCAGCTCATCAATCATCCTGTGCGGGAGAACATCCCGATCACCATCGCCGCGCTCGGACCCAAGAATGTGGAACTCACTGCCGAGATCGCCGAGGGCTGGCAGCCGGTCTTCTTCCTTCCGGAGAAGGCCGACGACGTCTGGGGTGAGTCGCTTCGTGCCGGAAAGGCCAAGCGCGACAAGGCTCTCGGCGAACTCGATGTGATGGTCGGGGTGTCCCTGGCCGTCGGCGACGATGTCGAGGAACGACTCGGCTGGGCCAAACCACACCTGGCGCTCTACATCGGTGGCATGGGTGCGCGCGGTCAGAACTTCTACCACAAGCTGGCCACCCGGTACGGCTACGGCGAGGTGGCAGACCACATTCAGGATCTGTTCCTGGCCGGGCGCAAGGCCGAAGCGATTGCCGCAGTGCCGGACGAGCTGGTGCGTCAGGTGTCGCTGATCGGGCCGCGCGGCTTTGTCAAGGAGCGCATCGCCGCGTTCGCCGAGGCCGGGGTGACGACGTTGTTGGCGACGCCGGTGACCGCCGACGGCGCCGAGTACGTCAAGTACGTCGAGGAGCTGCAGCAGCTGCTGCCCTGA
- a CDS encoding type VII secretion target produces MGTTRVDTAAAHAAAQRFTAAAQLLETAARTGGLSFSGSTAGRAHAASGERLHAALDEVRVQLAQWSRAAEEVAAALRAGAQQYADAELRAAAVLR; encoded by the coding sequence ATGGGCACAACACGCGTGGACACTGCGGCGGCGCATGCTGCCGCGCAACGGTTCACCGCCGCGGCGCAGCTCCTCGAGACCGCCGCGCGCACCGGTGGCCTGAGTTTCAGCGGTTCCACGGCCGGCCGGGCGCATGCCGCCAGCGGCGAGCGGCTGCATGCCGCGCTCGATGAGGTGAGGGTCCAGCTGGCCCAGTGGTCGCGGGCTGCCGAAGAAGTCGCTGCCGCGCTGCGCGCCGGTGCACAGCAGTACGCCGATGCCGAGCTGCGCGCCGCGGCGGTGCTGCGATGA
- the glmM gene encoding phosphoglucosamine mutase yields MGRLFGTDGVRGVANRELTAELALALGAAAARRLAATARSGRPVAVIGRDPRASGEMLEAAVIAGVTSEGVDALRVGVLPTPAVAYLTGAYDADFGVMISASHNAMPDNGIKIFGPGGHKLDDATEDRIEELVAQGPGLRPVGAGIGRALDAADALERYLSHVRAAAPVRLDGLTVVVDCANGAASAAAPRAYQAAGARVIAIHAEPNGLNINDGCGSTHLDQLQAAVVAHGADLGLAHDGDADRCLAVDAAGQIVDGDAIMVVLALAMQESGELASNTLVATVMSNLGLHLAMREAGITVRTTGVGDRYVLEELRAGEYSLGGEQSGHIVMPALATTGDGIVTGLRLMSRMAHTRTSLAGLAAPMQTLPQVLINVEVADKATVAEAPAVRSAVRAAEAELGDTGRILLRPSGTEQMVRVMVEAADEDTARQLAIRVAESVSAEG; encoded by the coding sequence ATGGGTCGACTGTTCGGGACCGACGGTGTCCGGGGTGTGGCCAACCGGGAACTGACGGCTGAGCTGGCACTGGCCCTGGGGGCGGCCGCGGCACGGCGGCTGGCTGCCACCGCGCGGTCGGGACGGCCGGTCGCGGTGATCGGCCGCGATCCGCGGGCCAGCGGCGAGATGCTCGAGGCCGCGGTGATCGCCGGGGTGACCAGTGAGGGTGTCGACGCGCTGCGGGTGGGTGTGCTGCCCACGCCTGCCGTCGCCTACTTGACGGGTGCCTACGACGCCGACTTCGGCGTGATGATCTCGGCGTCACACAACGCGATGCCCGATAACGGCATCAAGATCTTCGGCCCCGGCGGCCATAAGCTCGACGACGCCACCGAGGACCGCATCGAGGAACTCGTCGCCCAAGGTCCCGGTCTGCGGCCGGTTGGCGCCGGCATCGGCCGCGCGCTTGACGCCGCCGACGCACTCGAGCGCTACCTGAGCCATGTCCGTGCCGCGGCTCCGGTGCGGCTGGACGGTCTGACCGTGGTCGTCGACTGTGCCAATGGCGCCGCCTCGGCGGCCGCACCGCGCGCCTATCAGGCCGCCGGTGCCCGCGTGATCGCGATTCACGCCGAGCCCAACGGGCTCAACATCAACGACGGCTGCGGCTCGACGCACCTCGACCAACTTCAGGCCGCCGTCGTCGCCCACGGCGCCGATCTGGGGCTGGCCCACGACGGCGACGCCGACCGCTGCCTCGCGGTAGACGCCGCCGGCCAGATCGTCGACGGTGACGCCATCATGGTGGTCCTCGCGCTGGCCATGCAGGAATCCGGTGAGCTGGCCTCCAACACGCTGGTGGCCACCGTGATGAGCAACCTAGGCCTGCACCTCGCCATGCGTGAGGCCGGTATCACCGTGCGGACCACCGGCGTCGGCGACCGCTACGTGCTCGAAGAGCTGCGGGCCGGCGAGTACTCGCTGGGCGGCGAGCAGTCCGGCCACATCGTGATGCCGGCGCTGGCCACCACCGGCGACGGCATCGTCACAGGTCTGCGGCTGATGTCGCGGATGGCCCACACCCGCACCTCGCTGGCCGGGCTCGCAGCCCCGATGCAGACGCTGCCCCAGGTCCTGATCAACGTCGAGGTGGCCGACAAGGCCACCGTGGCCGAGGCGCCCGCGGTGCGCAGCGCGGTGCGGGCGGCCGAGGCCGAGCTCGGCGACACCGGACGAATTCTGTTGCGCCCCTCCGGAACCGAGCAGATGGTTCGGGTGATGGTCGAGGCCGCCGACGAGGACACCGCCCGGCAGTTGGCCATCCGGGTGGCCGAGTCGGTCAGCGCCGAGGGCTGA
- the rpsI gene encoding 30S ribosomal protein S9, giving the protein MTEAAEVTEAPEAPEVTEQAAPREPVIIDRPIQTVGRRKEAVVRVRLVPGTGQFHLDGRTLEAYFPNKVHQQLIKAPLVTVDRVDAFDIYAHLDGGGPSGQAGALRLAIARALILVQPEDRPALKKAGFLTRDPRAIERKKYGLKKARKAPQYSKR; this is encoded by the coding sequence GTGACTGAGGCTGCCGAGGTCACCGAGGCGCCCGAGGCTCCTGAGGTCACCGAGCAGGCCGCGCCGCGCGAACCCGTCATCATCGACCGCCCGATCCAGACCGTCGGCCGCCGCAAGGAGGCTGTCGTGCGGGTCCGGCTGGTTCCCGGCACCGGCCAGTTCCACCTGGACGGCCGCACCCTGGAGGCGTACTTCCCCAACAAGGTGCACCAGCAGCTGATCAAGGCTCCGCTGGTGACCGTCGACCGGGTCGACGCTTTCGACATCTACGCCCACCTCGACGGCGGCGGCCCCTCGGGTCAGGCCGGTGCGCTTCGCCTCGCGATCGCCCGCGCGCTGATCCTGGTGCAGCCGGAGGACCGCCCGGCCCTGAAGAAGGCCGGCTTCCTCACGCGTGACCCGCGTGCCATCGAGCGCAAGAAGTACGGCCTGAAGAAGGCCCGTAAGGCGCCGCAGTACAGCAAGCGCTGA
- the rplM gene encoding 50S ribosomal protein L13, with protein sequence MPTYTPKAGDTTRSWYVIDATDVVLGRLAVAAATLLRGKHKPTFTPNVDGGDFVIVINADKIAVSGDKLQSKMAYRHSGYPGGLRARTLGDELEKHADRVVEKAIVGMLPHNKLSRQIQKKLKVYAGPDHPHAAQQPIPFDIKQVEQ encoded by the coding sequence GTGCCTACGTACACGCCGAAGGCAGGTGACACCACGCGTTCGTGGTACGTCATCGATGCCACCGACGTGGTGCTCGGCCGGCTCGCCGTTGCAGCAGCAACTCTGCTGCGCGGCAAGCACAAGCCGACATTCACGCCCAATGTCGACGGTGGCGATTTCGTCATCGTCATCAACGCCGACAAGATCGCCGTCAGTGGCGACAAGCTCCAGAGCAAGATGGCCTACCGCCACTCGGGTTACCCCGGTGGTCTGCGGGCCCGCACGCTCGGCGACGAGCTCGAGAAGCACGCCGACCGCGTGGTCGAGAAGGCCATCGTCGGCATGCTGCCGCACAACAAGCTGAGCCGCCAGATCCAGAAGAAGCTCAAGGTCTACGCCGGCCCGGATCATCCGCACGCTGCCCAGCAGCCGATTCCGTTCGATATCAAGCAGGTGGAGCAGTGA
- a CDS encoding PaaI family thioesterase codes for MSTANRPQNYFSIGSVRRTEGGIALDQQLTPTLMDHRGALGMPAYAVTAESATSGAYWYSFTEPVATVQSWLSLTAGAAVHVGDRLCATATMAHYDDSYGIPTVTVTNGDQVVCSGVGRTVRVSRSTPELRALDPAGNVTGNETLPEPPPVDTTVSAIDPGWDGRRILAALRSGEIARGPVGELLALTVIADEEPVVTVEPQPWMANVLGAIQGGVIASIIGEACSLAGQAHTGPGDTYTLADLSVYYFRSPPVDGRELAMATTTERVGRRMATVSATMSDHGGTEYVRATANIAYDRG; via the coding sequence ATGAGCACAGCTAACAGACCGCAGAACTACTTCTCCATCGGCTCGGTGCGTCGGACCGAGGGTGGTATCGCGCTCGATCAGCAGCTCACGCCGACGCTGATGGACCACCGCGGTGCGCTAGGCATGCCCGCCTATGCCGTCACCGCGGAGTCGGCCACCAGCGGTGCCTATTGGTATTCATTCACCGAACCGGTGGCCACCGTCCAGTCCTGGCTGTCGCTGACGGCCGGCGCCGCGGTGCACGTCGGTGACCGGCTTTGCGCTACCGCCACGATGGCCCACTACGACGACAGCTACGGCATTCCCACGGTGACCGTGACCAACGGCGACCAGGTCGTGTGCTCGGGGGTGGGCCGGACGGTCCGGGTCAGCCGCAGCACCCCCGAACTGCGGGCACTGGACCCCGCCGGGAATGTCACCGGAAACGAGACACTGCCCGAGCCACCACCGGTGGACACCACGGTGTCGGCCATCGACCCCGGCTGGGACGGCCGGCGGATCCTTGCCGCGTTGCGCAGCGGCGAAATCGCCCGCGGCCCGGTAGGTGAACTGCTGGCCTTGACTGTCATTGCCGACGAGGAGCCCGTCGTCACCGTCGAGCCGCAGCCGTGGATGGCCAACGTGCTCGGTGCCATCCAGGGCGGCGTGATCGCCTCGATCATCGGCGAGGCCTGTTCGCTGGCCGGGCAGGCTCACACCGGCCCCGGCGATACCTACACCCTGGCTGACCTCAGCGTTTACTACTTCCGTTCACCCCCGGTCGACGGCCGTGAACTCGCCATGGCGACCACCACCGAGCGGGTGGGACGGCGGATGGCCACCGTCAGCGCCACGATGTCCGACCACGGCGGCACCGAGTACGTCCGGGCCACCGCCAACATCGCCTACGACCGGGGCTGA
- a CDS encoding glycoside hydrolase family 3 protein, with translation MSDPAHPYLDSTLSVSRRTEDLLARLTLADKVGLMFHTMAVPAGVDDSVQLFGPRSLRSLLDRGLRHFNILGTLADGRAFAQWHNSVQRAALQHPLGIPVTLSTDPRHHFGDNPLTQMMAGPFSQWPETLGLAAIGSAERVRAFADIVRQEYLAAGIRVALHPQLDLATEPRWARINTTFGEDADLASQLGVAYVLGLQGDSLDNNSVAAMIKHFPGGGPQKDGNDPHFAWGREQVYPGDNADYHLRPFLAALDAGAAEVMPYYGMPVGTDWDEVGFGFNKSVITGVLRNEPGFDGIVCTDWGLITDHPDLGDLGVARAWGVEHLSAADRVVRVLEAGVDQFGGEDCTDVLLSVIAAGRVSEARIDESVRRVLRTKFELGLFDHPFIDEEHAAITVGRSEFRDAGLRAQRDSMTLLTNTGLLPLRRGVKVFAPELSSLSGYAESVHSPADADVAILRIKAPFEPRSEGMAALFHHGSLEFGAQEVQRVLDVCTEVPTVLDVYLDRPAVLTPFVDAAGAVMANFGVSEQALLDVVFEESGPAGSLPFDLPRSDSAVEASRTDVAFDTADPLFRFGHGLRYPR, from the coding sequence ATGTCCGATCCCGCTCACCCGTACCTGGACAGCACGCTGTCGGTGTCCCGGCGGACCGAGGATCTGCTCGCCAGGCTGACCCTTGCGGACAAGGTGGGGCTGATGTTCCACACCATGGCGGTGCCGGCCGGCGTCGACGACAGTGTGCAGCTGTTCGGCCCGCGGTCGCTGCGTTCACTTCTCGACCGGGGACTGCGGCATTTCAACATCCTGGGCACACTGGCCGACGGACGCGCGTTCGCGCAATGGCACAACAGCGTTCAACGCGCCGCGCTGCAGCACCCACTCGGCATTCCGGTCACATTGTCCACCGATCCACGCCATCACTTCGGGGACAACCCGTTGACACAAATGATGGCGGGCCCGTTCTCGCAGTGGCCGGAGACGCTGGGACTGGCCGCCATCGGCTCGGCTGAGCGGGTACGGGCGTTCGCAGACATCGTCCGGCAGGAGTACCTCGCCGCGGGTATCCGCGTTGCACTGCACCCTCAACTGGACTTGGCCACCGAACCCCGGTGGGCACGGATCAACACCACGTTCGGCGAGGACGCCGACCTGGCGTCACAACTTGGTGTGGCGTATGTCCTTGGGCTGCAGGGTGATTCACTCGATAACAACTCCGTGGCCGCGATGATCAAACACTTCCCGGGCGGCGGCCCCCAGAAGGACGGCAACGACCCACACTTCGCGTGGGGACGTGAACAGGTCTACCCCGGCGACAACGCCGACTACCACCTGCGCCCGTTCCTGGCCGCGCTCGACGCCGGCGCCGCGGAGGTGATGCCCTACTACGGCATGCCGGTCGGCACGGACTGGGATGAGGTGGGCTTCGGTTTCAACAAGTCGGTCATCACCGGCGTGCTGCGCAACGAGCCCGGATTCGACGGAATCGTCTGCACCGATTGGGGTTTGATCACCGATCACCCGGATCTGGGCGATCTCGGCGTCGCCCGCGCCTGGGGTGTGGAACACCTGAGCGCGGCGGACCGCGTGGTGCGGGTGCTGGAGGCCGGCGTCGACCAGTTCGGCGGCGAGGACTGCACCGACGTGCTGCTGTCGGTGATCGCGGCCGGCAGGGTCAGCGAAGCCCGGATCGACGAGTCGGTGCGACGGGTGCTGCGGACGAAGTTCGAACTCGGCCTGTTCGACCATCCGTTCATCGACGAGGAACACGCAGCGATCACCGTGGGACGAAGCGAGTTTCGCGATGCGGGACTACGCGCCCAGCGTGACTCGATGACCCTGTTGACGAATACCGGCCTGTTGCCGCTGCGCCGCGGCGTCAAGGTGTTCGCACCTGAGCTGTCCTCGCTGTCGGGGTACGCCGAGTCGGTGCACTCCCCCGCCGACGCCGACGTGGCGATCCTGCGGATCAAGGCCCCGTTCGAGCCGCGTTCGGAAGGTATGGCCGCCTTGTTCCACCACGGCTCGCTGGAATTCGGGGCGCAGGAGGTCCAGCGGGTGCTCGACGTATGCACCGAGGTTCCGACGGTACTGGACGTCTACCTGGATCGGCCGGCGGTGCTGACTCCGTTCGTCGATGCCGCCGGAGCGGTCATGGCGAACTTCGGGGTGAGCGAGCAGGCACTGCTCGACGTGGTGTTCGAAGAGTCGGGGCCGGCGGGCTCGCTGCCCTTCGACCTGCCCCGCTCGGATTCGGCGGTGGAAGCCAGCCGCACCGACGTCGCCTTCGACACCGCCGATCCGTTGTTCCGCTTCGGGCACGGGCTGCGCTACCCGCGGTAA
- a CDS encoding GNAT family N-acetyltransferase: MANVVWPLADLDVVTPRLTLRYISDEVGLELAALAANGIHDPATMPFSEPWTDVPSPELERNCLRHYWRNRTETTVQRWNLDLAVLVGTSVVGMCSVHAEDFPQQRTLLTGSWLGRSHQGRGIGKEMRQAALHLIFAGFDADAARTRAWHDNAASLGVTRSLPYTETATARENRRESPDTIVEFTMTSGQWATIRRDDIRLVGIGPVREMLGTQR, from the coding sequence ATGGCGAACGTTGTCTGGCCGCTGGCCGATCTCGACGTGGTGACCCCGAGACTGACGCTGCGCTACATCAGTGACGAGGTGGGACTCGAGCTGGCTGCCTTGGCCGCCAACGGGATTCACGATCCGGCGACGATGCCGTTCAGCGAGCCGTGGACCGACGTGCCGTCTCCCGAGCTCGAGCGCAATTGTCTGCGTCACTACTGGCGCAACCGCACCGAGACGACGGTGCAGCGGTGGAACCTCGACCTGGCGGTCCTGGTCGGCACGTCGGTGGTGGGGATGTGTTCGGTGCATGCCGAGGACTTCCCGCAACAGCGGACTCTGCTCACCGGGTCCTGGCTGGGGCGGTCGCATCAGGGTCGGGGCATCGGGAAGGAGATGCGCCAGGCGGCACTGCATCTGATCTTCGCGGGATTCGACGCGGACGCCGCCCGCACCCGGGCCTGGCACGACAACGCGGCCTCGCTGGGGGTGACGCGCTCACTGCCCTACACCGAGACTGCCACCGCACGGGAGAACCGGCGCGAAAGCCCCGACACCATAGTCGAATTCACCATGACGTCGGGGCAGTGGGCCACGATCCGACGCGACGACATCCGTCTCGTCGGGATCGGGCCCGTTCGCGAGATGCTGGGGACTCAGCGATAG
- the adhP gene encoding alcohol dehydrogenase AdhP encodes MTQTLDNDITSSTDTMHAAVVTEFGAPLSVGEVDLPTPGPGEVLVKLETSGVCHTDLHAAHGDWPVKPQPPFIPGHEGYGTVVALGPGVSDLALGDKVGNAWLWSACGTCEYCRTGWETLCESQRNGGYSVNGSFGSYMLVNSAYAARIPDNVDPLEVAPILCAGVTVYKGLKVTDTRPGQWVAISGIGGLGHIAVQYARAMGLRVVAVDIDDAKLALAQRLGAEVAVNARTSDVVAEVQKATGGVHGVLVTAVHPQAFGQAIGLTRRGGTIVFNGLPPGDFPAPIFDIVLKGLTIRGSIVGTRQDMAEALDFYARGLIHPTVEAARLEDINEVFGRMQRGQIDGRVVIDYR; translated from the coding sequence ATGACTCAAACACTCGACAACGACATCACTTCCTCGACCGACACGATGCACGCCGCCGTCGTCACCGAATTCGGCGCCCCGCTGAGCGTCGGCGAGGTCGACCTGCCCACCCCCGGGCCCGGCGAGGTGCTGGTGAAGCTGGAGACCTCCGGCGTCTGCCACACCGATCTGCATGCCGCACATGGCGATTGGCCGGTCAAGCCGCAGCCGCCGTTCATCCCCGGGCACGAGGGGTACGGCACCGTCGTCGCGCTCGGCCCCGGCGTCAGCGACCTCGCCCTGGGCGACAAGGTCGGCAACGCGTGGCTCTGGTCGGCGTGCGGCACCTGCGAGTACTGCCGCACCGGCTGGGAAACGCTGTGTGAGAGCCAGCGCAACGGCGGCTACAGCGTCAACGGCAGCTTCGGCAGCTACATGCTGGTCAACTCGGCCTACGCAGCCCGCATCCCCGACAACGTCGACCCCTTGGAGGTGGCGCCGATCTTGTGCGCCGGGGTCACGGTCTATAAGGGCCTCAAGGTCACCGACACCCGACCGGGCCAGTGGGTGGCGATCTCGGGCATCGGCGGGCTCGGCCACATCGCGGTGCAGTACGCCCGCGCGATGGGGCTGCGGGTGGTGGCGGTCGACATCGACGACGCCAAACTGGCTCTGGCGCAACGACTCGGCGCCGAAGTGGCCGTCAACGCCCGCACCTCCGACGTCGTCGCCGAGGTGCAGAAGGCCACCGGTGGCGTCCACGGAGTGCTCGTCACCGCGGTGCACCCGCAAGCGTTCGGCCAGGCCATCGGGCTGACCCGCCGCGGCGGAACGATCGTGTTCAACGGCCTACCACCCGGTGACTTCCCGGCGCCGATCTTCGACATCGTGCTGAAGGGCTTGACGATTCGCGGCTCCATCGTCGGAACCCGCCAGGACATGGCCGAGGCATTGGACTTCTACGCTCGCGGCCTGATCCACCCGACGGTGGAAGCCGCTCGGCTCGAGGACATCAACGAGGTGTTCGGCCGGATGCAACGCGGGCAGATCGACGGCCGCGTGGTCATCGACTATCGCTGA
- the adh gene encoding aldehyde dehydrogenase: MTVYARPGAEGSVMSFQSRYENFIGGQWVPPVGGQYFENRTPVTGEVFCEVARSTDADIELALDAAHAAAPAWGKTSPAERALILNKIADRIEANLESIALAESWDNGKPIRETLNADIPLAVDHFRYYAGAIRAQEGSLSQIDEDTVAYHFHEPLGVVGQIIPWNFPILMAVWKLAPALAAGNAVVLKPAEQTPASVLYLVSLIADLLPAGVINVVNGFGVEAGKPLASSNRIAKIAFTGETTTGRLIMQYASQNLIPVTLELGGKSPNIFFSDVLAANDEYQDKALEGFTMFALNQGEVCTCPSRSLIQADIYDEFLAMAAIRTKAVRQGDPLDTETMIGAQASNDQLEKILSYIEIGKSEGAQVLTGGERAELGGDLNGGYYVQPTIFTGHNAMRIFQEEIFGPVVAVTSFTDYDDAINIANDTLYGLGAGVWSRDGNTAYRAGRDIKAGRVWTNCYHQYPAHAAFGGYKQSGIGRENHLMMLDHYQQTKNLLVSYSNKAQGFF; encoded by the coding sequence ATGACCGTGTACGCGAGGCCCGGTGCCGAAGGTTCCGTGATGTCCTTCCAGTCGCGCTACGAGAACTTCATCGGCGGGCAGTGGGTGCCGCCGGTGGGTGGGCAGTATTTCGAGAACCGCACGCCCGTAACCGGTGAGGTGTTCTGCGAGGTGGCCCGCTCCACCGACGCCGATATCGAGCTGGCGCTGGACGCCGCGCACGCCGCGGCCCCGGCCTGGGGCAAGACCTCACCCGCCGAGCGGGCGCTGATCCTGAACAAGATCGCCGACCGCATCGAGGCGAACCTGGAGTCGATCGCGCTGGCTGAGTCGTGGGACAACGGCAAGCCGATCCGCGAGACCCTCAACGCCGACATTCCCCTGGCTGTCGACCACTTCCGCTACTACGCCGGTGCCATCCGCGCCCAGGAAGGGTCGCTGTCGCAGATCGACGAGGACACCGTGGCGTATCACTTCCACGAGCCCCTCGGTGTGGTCGGGCAGATCATCCCGTGGAATTTCCCGATCCTGATGGCGGTATGGAAGCTCGCACCAGCGTTGGCTGCCGGTAATGCGGTGGTGCTCAAGCCGGCTGAGCAGACCCCGGCCTCGGTGCTGTATCTGGTGTCGTTGATCGCCGACCTGTTGCCGGCCGGGGTGATCAACGTGGTCAACGGGTTTGGGGTCGAAGCCGGCAAGCCGCTGGCCTCGAGCAACCGGATCGCCAAGATCGCGTTCACCGGGGAGACCACCACGGGCCGGTTGATCATGCAGTACGCCTCCCAGAACCTGATCCCCGTGACCCTCGAACTCGGCGGCAAGAGCCCCAACATCTTCTTCTCCGACGTCCTCGCCGCCAACGACGAGTACCAGGACAAGGCGCTGGAGGGCTTCACCATGTTCGCCCTCAACCAGGGCGAAGTCTGCACCTGCCCGTCACGCAGCCTGATTCAGGCCGATATCTACGACGAGTTCCTGGCGATGGCGGCGATTCGCACCAAGGCGGTGCGCCAGGGCGACCCGCTGGACACCGAAACCATGATCGGGGCGCAGGCCTCCAACGATCAGCTCGAGAAGATCCTGTCCTACATCGAGATCGGCAAAAGCGAAGGCGCCCAGGTGCTTACCGGCGGTGAACGCGCCGAACTCGGCGGCGACCTCAACGGCGGCTACTACGTCCAGCCGACGATCTTCACCGGGCATAACGCCATGCGGATCTTCCAAGAGGAGATCTTCGGACCCGTCGTGGCCGTCACGTCGTTCACCGACTACGACGACGCCATCAACATCGCCAACGACACCCTCTACGGCTTGGGTGCGGGGGTGTGGAGCCGTGACGGCAACACCGCCTACCGCGCCGGACGCGATATCAAAGCCGGCCGGGTGTGGACCAACTGCTACCACCAGTACCCGGCGCACGCCGCCTTCGGCGGCTACAAGCAGTCCGGTATCGGCCGCGAGAACCATCTCATGATGCTCGACCACTACCAGCAGACCAAGAACCTGCTCGTCTCCTACAGCAACAAGGCCCAGGGCTTCTTCTGA